A genomic region of Arvicola amphibius chromosome X, mArvAmp1.2, whole genome shotgun sequence contains the following coding sequences:
- the LOC119805500 gene encoding LOW QUALITY PROTEIN: E3 ubiquitin-protein ligase RLIM-like (The sequence of the model RefSeq protein was modified relative to this genomic sequence to represent the inferred CDS: substituted 1 base at 1 genomic stop codon), with product MENSDSSDKGNDQSAAQRRRQMDRLDREEAFYRFVNNLSGEDYRLMRDNNLLGTPGQSTEEELLRGLQQIKEGSPPPPPPQSSEENRRGVSSDDLSNGESIIDWPNSVSQTGNTTRSGQRGNPSWRAVSQTNPNSGDFRFSLETNVNHNNGSQTPENENEPSATHLNVENMDNSSQRQMENSASDTSSARIHSSECSSAEALTEVPSTRGRRRARSRKPXHQRRTRARGERSRSSLHPANAIPRRSHHSISSQTFEHPLVNEIEGSPRAPRHGTLRQQITGPELLGRGVSVASGSRNSAAQGTSYSDTDTNGEAAGSGQRPPTRDLQVRRVLLGEYPQTESIASRTRSRSQTPNNTVTSEREDGGFIRTFTLLGHAGGRTYVSRDGFSTLTIFDPGSRETTTVPIQTRLRQRSTSLGELPWSGRGSSGGNSSASGSSSNPGSSSNGYSSENLSAMFEGGGTEATRLYPFRDDLLPSGFTKEWIDNLAMRSFGENDALTTCSICITEYTEGDKLRKLPCSHEYHVNCIYRWLWENITCPICRRSVLSSGNRERVV from the coding sequence ATGGAAAACTCAGATTCTAGCGATAAAGGAAATGACCAATCTGCAGCACAGCGCAGAAGGCAAATGGATCGATTGGATCGGGAAGAAGCTTTCTATCGATTTGTAAATAATCTGAGCGGAGAAGACTATCGACTTATGAGAGACAACAATTTGCTAGGCACCCCAGGTCAAAGTACTGAGGAGGAGCTTCTCAGAGGACTACAGCAAATTAAAGAGGGGtcaccaccaccgccgccaccacagagctcagaagaaaaTAGACGTGGAGTCTCTTCAGAtgacctgtccaatggtgagTCCATAATAGATTGGCCTAACTCTGTCAGCCAGACTGGCAATACAACAAGAAGTGGTCAGAGAGGAAATCCGTCCTGGAGGGCAGTGAGCCAGACTAACCCAAACAGTGGTGATTTCAGATTCAGTTTAGAGACAAATGTCAACCATAATAATGGAAGCCAAACCccagagaatgaaaatgaacCATCTGCTACTCATCTTAATGTAGAAAACATGGACAACAGCAGTCAAAGGCAAATGGAAAATTCAGCATCTGACACATCATCTGCCAGAATACATAGTTCAGAATGCAGTTCTGCTGAAGCATTAACAGAAGTGCCATCCACCAGAGGTCGGAGGAGGGCAAGAAGCCGGAAACCCTAACACCAGAGAAGAACCAGAGCCAGAGGTGAGAGAAGTAGGTCCTCTCTGCACCCAGCAAATGCAATTCCACGAAGATCTCATCATAGCATCTCATCTCAGACTTTTGAGCACCCTTTGGTAAACGAGATCGAGGGAAGTCCTAGAGCCCCTCGCCATGGGACTTTGAGACAGCAGATAACTGGACCTGAGTTGCTAGGTAGAGGTGTTTCTGTGGCTTCTGGGTCAAGAAATTCTGCAGCTCAAGGGACAAGTTATTCAGACACGGATACCAATGGTGAAGCGGCAGGATCTGGTCAAAGACCTCCAACCAGAGACCTTCAAGTCAGAAGAGTTCTGCTGGGAGAATACCCGCAGACAGAGAGCATAGCTAGCAGAACTCGGTCAAGGTCTCAGACCCCAAACAACACGGTCACTTCTGAAAGAGAAGATGGAGGTTTTATACGCACCTTTACACTTTTGGGACATGCAGGTGGGAGAACCTATGTGAGTAGAGACGGGTTTTCCACTCTTACAATCTTCGATCCTGGATCAAGGGAAACTACAACTGTTCCGATTCAAACCAGGCTAAGGCAGAGATCGACAAGTTTGGGTGAGCTTCCATGGAGTGGAAGAGGGAGTTCTGGTGGTAACAGTTCTGCTTCCGGCTCCAGCTCCAACCCTGGCTCCAGTTCCAATGGTTACAGTTCAGAAAATCTCTCAGCGATGTTTGAAGGAGGAGGTACTGAAGCAACCCGACTTTACCCCTTTCGTGACGACCTCCTACCTAGTGGATTCACCAAAGAATGGATTGATAACTTAGCAATGAGAAGTTTCGGTGAAAACGATGCATTGACGACATGTAGTATTTGCATTACAGAATATACAGAAGGCGACAAACTCCGGAAGCTACCTTGCTCCCATGAGTACCATGTCAACTGCATCTACCGCTGGTTATGGGAGAATATCACCTGTCCCATTTGTCGCAGGTCTGTCTTATCTTCTGGGAACAGAGAAAGAGTCGTGTAA